The sequence below is a genomic window from Thermodesulfobium sp. 4217-1.
TGATGGCGAAAGGTACAACGTGTCTATGGGGTATCCTCTTTCAAGAACTCCTATATATTCACTATTTGATATGATTGCTACTTTGCTCTCCAGGATAAATAATTTTAAATTTTATTCTACCGATTATATAAATCTACTATTTCACCCTTATGTAAAAACTTTAAAATTTGATAAATATTCTTTTAACTCAGAAGAATCTCAGGACATTCAGAACCTGCAAAGCACTGTTACAAGAACGCTTTTTCAAAAAATTCACGCTTATATTAGGAATAACAACAAGATTTTTATTTCCCTAAAAGAAATTGAAGAGAAATCTGAAATCTATAACGACGTTATTGATACGATAAAATCTTTAAATATAGAAATAGGTGCTGATGATGATTTTAAAAAATACTTAACTGACTTTTTAATTGAGGTTCATAGCAAAATAGTTAGAGCTTTCTTATCAGTGAAAAATTTATCTGACTTTACTGGTAAGATTAATGAATTGTTGGACTATATATCAGAAAAGTCATTAGGAAATCTAAATCTGTATGGATCAAATTTTTTTAGATATGCTTATGAGACTGTCTTTGAGTTACAATCATCAGAAATTTCAGGTTTGAAATCGACAGGGCATAGCCAGTATTTTAATTTATTAAGATTTTTTATGCAAAACGCCAGAATTCCTTTTTCTTCATCAATTTTAGATGGCATTCAAATTTTGGGTTCGCTTGAGACAAGAAATATAAATTTTGAAAGGGTTTTTTATATAGATATTAGTGATGATAATGTGCCCAATGTGATAAAAGAGATGCCTTTTTTAACTCAGGATATTAGACAAATTTTAAATCTGCCTACAGCAAAAGACAACGAAGACCTTCAGAAAGCTAATTTTGTTAGTTTAATAAATGGCGCAAATGAAATTAATTTCTTCTATTCTAATTCTGTAGGAAAATCACTTTCAAGGTTTGTGGAAAGTATAATTTGGGAACTACAGAAAATTAATAGATCTATTGAAATGCCTATCCCTAAAGAAAGTATAAATTTTCCAATCTCTTTTACTCAGGAAAACCCAGGCCCTATTGAAAAAAATGATGAAATTTTAAAACTTCTTGAAAGCTTTGAATTTAGTCCCTCATCAATTGATAAATATTTAAGATGTCCGCTTTCATTTTATTATTCTTATGTTTTGAACTTAAAAGAACACAAGAAGATTGAAGAAGATATTAGCAGCAGCGAAATAGGTAATGTGGTACATGAAATATTGTTTTTATATTTTAAACAATGGTTAGGAAAAGAATTTGCTAACGTAAACTTTGATAATGAAATGAATTTTATCAACTCTTTTTTGGATGAAAAATTTCAAGACAATCATTCGAAAGAAGTCCTGCTTCAAAAAGAACAATGTAGATTAGCCCTTAAAAGGGTTCTTGAAAAAAATATAAGAGAGCTAAACGGTATGAAAATTTTGTATCTTGAAAAGGAGTTCAAATCTAATATTTTTTGTGATAACAAGAAAATAAAGTTAAAAGGTAGGGTAGACAGGATTCATGAATTAAAAAGTGAATACTTTCTAATAGATTATAAGACTGGTGCTGCCAAGATACCTAAACAAAGCTTTTTGCCTAATATAGAAAATAGAAATACGTGGTACGAAAATATTAGGTCATTTCAACTGCCATTTTATGTATTTTTATTTGAGGATTCTGAAAAAGTTGACTTTAAGACGATAACATCTGGTATATGGAGCTTGAGGAACATTGACAATGAAGAGTATTTCCAATTCGATGATGATAAGCATAGCGCTTATCATGAAGCATTAAAATATTTAATTTCAGAAATTCTAAGCATAGATATTCCATTCTTGCCAGTTTCGAACAAAATTGAAGAAAAATGCGCTTTTTGCTTGTACCAGACTATTTGTTCAAGACAGTGGGTAAAAAGTAGAAAGTTTTCTTAAAGTTTTTTGCAAAAGACATAGTTATGATATAATGACAAATATAAAACATTTAGGAGGGTATATCTTGGGGAATTTTAAAACTTTATCATTTCTTTCTATTTTTCTATTTTCATTTATGTTTTTTCAGAATACAGGATTTGCTATTCAAAGTTCTGCTACCGATCCCAAAACAAATTGCCAGGTGCTTTGGTCATCTGATAGTTATAAAATTATTTCTGTTAATTGGGATGGTGATTGTGTAAACGGTAAGGCTCAGGGTAAGGGCAAGATAAGTTTAATTTTGCAAGACGATAAAGGTTTAGGCTACAAAGGAAGTGGTGTCGGCGAATTTGATAATGGCTACCTCAATGGTCACGCTGCTATGAATTTTTCAGATGGCGATTCCTTTAATGCAGATTTTAAAAACGGGCAGATGAATGGAAACGGAATGTATAAATTTTCAGATGGAGCTATCTATGAGGGCGAATTTAAAGATAACAAACCAAATGGACAGGGTACGTATACCTGGGCTGATGGAAGAATTTATAAAGGCGAGTGGCTAAATGGCTTTATCGCAAGAGATTTAAATGGTTTTATAGGAATTCAATGGGGTTCATCTGTCCAAGAAATGAAAGATGTTATAAAGGATCGACCAAATACAAGCTTCTTGAATAAATTGGAGGATAGCAATAGTAAAACTACTACTTACGCTTATTATACGGCTTTCTCTGATAAATTGGCAAAATTATTTTTGAGATTTATAGATAATAAGTTTTATTATGGCACTTTTTATATCGAAACCAGTCAAAACGATATGATGAACTATTTTTCTAATTTAAGAGATTCTATTACTCAAAAATATGGTCCTTATAATACCTGCACAGGCAAGGATTTTGATACTTCTTGTATCTGGACTTTTGCTACAAAGTCAAATTTTCCAAACGCTATTCACTTAGGGTTCGACAAAAAAGATCCTTCTACCTTGTCTAAAAATGAATTCCCGTATGTAATAACATTAGACTATATAAATGGCGAAATGTACAATAAAATTGAAAAAGCTACTTCAAAGCCTCCTAGTGATTTGTAAATTTCATATTGTTTTATAAATAAGTTTTGCTTATTGAAAGTCTATTTTTATGGAAGAATTTGCTGCTGTTGGGTTGAATGTAATTTTACTATTTATTGATTTGCTTGGAATTTTTAGACTACTTTCTATATAATTTATAATTGATGCTATTTTTTGTTCTGCTGCACTTTTAAGCGCATTGTTATTATAATTGCAGTTAATGTTGATAGATATATTTTTATTTGAACTATAGACATTTTTGATTATTTGTAAATTATTAATATCATTGGTAGAAATCTTAAAGTCATTTTCATTTAAAATCGGAATTGGTGTAAGAAAGGGTTTTGTATTTATAGTTAGGTTGATTTTTGTATTTATTATATTTTCAATATAATTTTGTATAAATTTAGTTTCATTTAAAGAAAATATATGGTTTCCTTTTATTTCCAATGTGAGATAGTCTTTACCTTTGTTTGAAACAGCGAAATTATAACTTTCTATAAAATCCGGGGATATAAGTTTATTTATTGAATCTGTGATTGTTTTAAAAACATCATTAATATCTTTTGTGGCATTGCTTATTTTTTCTTCTGGGGTTTGTATTGGAGTTATAGGTTGTTGGGGGTTTTGAAGGCTTAATTTTGGCATTTGACCTATTATTTGGCTTAATTTTAGATCTACGGGCTTTTTAAATTTATCTTCTAAATTCTTTTTAATTTCTTTAATTTTTTGCTCATTAAGATAGTCTTTTGCTAAAATTATTGCCGAGACATAAATTTTATCAGACTTTTCTTCTACTTTTAAATAATATAGATTCGCACTATTCTTAATATCCTGTTTAATAATATTTGATACCTGGTTGTTAAGATTTATGTAAGATACTGTGGTATATAGAGAATATATCAATGGAATAGAGATAATTATCATGGTAATAAATATCTGTGTTAATCTTTTTCTAATGACAGAGTCTTTTGCTGCAATTTCTATTTTTGTTAGAAAACCAAAATAAATAAAAGTTATAACAGACGAGAAAAGTATTGCAATAAAATTGGTAAAAAAAAGCAAAAAGGCACCCATAGATATTAGATAACTTGAAGTACCTATACCAAATCCTATAATGCTAAGAGGCGGTATGATTGCAGTGGCAATTGCGACTCCTGGTATTATTGTTAAATTATTTTTATTCTTTATAGTTGCATAGACTCCAACTATGCCAGAAAATAATGCTATCAATAAATCGTATAAATTTGGATTTGTCCTTGAAATTATTTCTGTAGTAGGTTCTTTTAATGGAGAGATTGTGGTAAGAATTGTTGTAAAAACAATAGTTAGAATTACGCTTACAATGATTTTAAATATTAACTTTTTTATCAACTGATTATTTTCAGTTGTTATGGCTAATCCTAAACCTATAATTGGTTCCAATAAAGGTGAAATAAGCATTGAACCTATTATCACTGCTACGCTGTTTGTAATAAGACCTATAGTGGCTATTAAAGCGGCTATTATAAGTGATAACAAATAATCAAATGAAATTCCTGCCTTTGATTCTGTATTATAAATTGTTTTTTCTTTGTCTAATGTTTTGTTAGCATATAAGTAAGGGAAGACATAAGGGAATAATTTTTTTAAAAAGCTGTAAATTAAGATTTTTGGATATTGTTTATCATGTTCCAAAATTTAAATAATGACCTCAAAATATTTTAAAATAGTATCGACATGGCCCTTTGCTTTGACATTTCGCCATGCTTTTTTCAATATCATGTCAGGTGTAATTAAAAATGTAGATCTAATAACTCCCATACTTGTTTTTCCATAAATTTTCTTCTCACCGTATGCGTCAAAAAGAGTTAAGATTTTCTTCTCAGGATCAGAGAGAAGAGGAAAGTTTAAACTATGCTTTTCCTGAAATTTTTTGTGTGATGCAATAGAGTCAGGGCTAACACCTGCAATAGCAGCATATTTCAATATGAAGTTCATATTATCTCTGAAATCGCACGCTTCTGTGGTGCACCCAGGCGTATTGTCTTTTGGATAGAAGT
It includes:
- a CDS encoding peroxiredoxin, giving the protein MLNIGDKIDDFCLNGIDEGSNEKVFCFKDLIQDRKNLILYFYPKDNTPGCTTEACDFRDNMNFILKYAAIAGVSPDSIASHKKFQEKHSLNFPLLSDPEKKILTLFDAYGEKKIYGKTSMGVIRSTFLITPDMILKKAWRNVKAKGHVDTILKYFEVII
- a CDS encoding PD-(D/E)XK nuclease family protein, producing the protein MTNFEFFEENRNKICYLNEDSDIINEVANYVTSDVSLEDCVIVFPNRRAIHYLYSKFSEYLKNTFRSPLVYSIDDFVDNLYEQGKQSYRKINLMEAIYLLFNLLNGSEKYESFSKIHNSFDEFIPWGKEFFKDFEELFINKVNFDAYEKIINFSQNESSENFLINKVFETDFSYRMRDFFVLYRDFYSEIEGRLVSTRATRYNFVSKVSLPEKNFVIGGFYSLNESEKELFSNILNNKESRFFVKKSSKFCDLKNKKFYIFQSQTLNGQILKLRELLEQKKPLSSKDLILLVSEASLFPVLYNAIPDGERYNVSMGYPLSRTPIYSLFDMIATLLSRINNFKFYSTDYINLLFHPYVKTLKFDKYSFNSEESQDIQNLQSTVTRTLFQKIHAYIRNNNKIFISLKEIEEKSEIYNDVIDTIKSLNIEIGADDDFKKYLTDFLIEVHSKIVRAFLSVKNLSDFTGKINELLDYISEKSLGNLNLYGSNFFRYAYETVFELQSSEISGLKSTGHSQYFNLLRFFMQNARIPFSSSILDGIQILGSLETRNINFERVFYIDISDDNVPNVIKEMPFLTQDIRQILNLPTAKDNEDLQKANFVSLINGANEINFFYSNSVGKSLSRFVESIIWELQKINRSIEMPIPKESINFPISFTQENPGPIEKNDEILKLLESFEFSPSSIDKYLRCPLSFYYSYVLNLKEHKKIEEDISSSEIGNVVHEILFLYFKQWLGKEFANVNFDNEMNFINSFLDEKFQDNHSKEVLLQKEQCRLALKRVLEKNIRELNGMKILYLEKEFKSNIFCDNKKIKLKGRVDRIHELKSEYFLIDYKTGAAKIPKQSFLPNIENRNTWYENIRSFQLPFYVFLFEDSEKVDFKTITSGIWSLRNIDNEEYFQFDDDKHSAYHEALKYLISEILSIDIPFLPVSNKIEEKCAFCLYQTICSRQWVKSRKFS
- a CDS encoding TIGR00341 family protein, whose amino-acid sequence is MEHDKQYPKILIYSFLKKLFPYVFPYLYANKTLDKEKTIYNTESKAGISFDYLLSLIIAALIATIGLITNSVAVIIGSMLISPLLEPIIGLGLAITTENNQLIKKLIFKIIVSVILTIVFTTILTTISPLKEPTTEIISRTNPNLYDLLIALFSGIVGVYATIKNKNNLTIIPGVAIATAIIPPLSIIGFGIGTSSYLISMGAFLLFFTNFIAILFSSVITFIYFGFLTKIEIAAKDSVIRKRLTQIFITMIIISIPLIYSLYTTVSYINLNNQVSNIIKQDIKNSANLYYLKVEEKSDKIYVSAIILAKDYLNEQKIKEIKKNLEDKFKKPVDLKLSQIIGQMPKLSLQNPQQPITPIQTPEEKISNATKDINDVFKTITDSINKLISPDFIESYNFAVSNKGKDYLTLEIKGNHIFSLNETKFIQNYIENIINTKINLTINTKPFLTPIPILNENDFKISTNDINNLQIIKNVYSSNKNISININCNYNNNALKSAAEQKIASIINYIESSLKIPSKSINSKITFNPTAANSSIKIDFQ